TGCCGTGCGGCGGGGCTGCGGGCGAAGTTCGGTGCGATGGTGGAGATCCCGTCGGCGGCGCTGCGGGCGCGGTCGGTGCTCCAGGAGGTGGAGTTCCTGTCGCTGGGGACCAACGACCTCGCGCAGTACACCTTCGCCGCCGACCGTCAGGTGGGTGCGGTGTCGCGGTTGCAGGACCCGTGGCAGCCGGCGCTGCTCGACCTGGTCGCGCTGGCCGCCGAGGCGGCGCGGGCCGGGGGCAAGAGCTGCGGTGTCTGCGGTGAGGCGGCCGCGGATCCGCTGCTGGCGTGTGTGCTGACCGGTCTGGGGGTCACCTCCCTGTCGATGGGTGCGGCGTCTCTCCCGTATGTACGGGCCGCGCTGGCCAAGTACACGCTGGCGCAGTGCGAGCGTGCCGCCGCGGCGGCACGGGCCACGGACAGTGCCGAGGAGGCGCGCGAGGCGGCGCAGGCGGTGCTGTCCGGCGAGTGAGCGGCCGGTGAGAGGACCGGTCCGCGCACCGGCCGGTCCGTGAGGGGCGCTCCGCCTTCGGGCGGGGCGCCCCTCGTGCGTCCGGTGCCGGTTCTGTCCGGTGCCCGATCTGTTCCGTGCCGGTTCTGTTCAGTGTCGGTGCGGGGGTGTGGGTCCTTCGTCCCCGAGGTCGGGGGGTGTCGTGTAGTCCACGCCGGACTCGGGTGCGACGAGGTCGCCGGACTCGATGTCGGTGCAGTAGGCGTCGAAGACCTCGGCGGCGGTGAGCGGGTGCAGTCCGTCGCCGCGCAGGCGCCAGCCGTAGACGCGGTCGGGTGTGCCCGGTGCCGTGGTGCGCATGACGAGGCCGCCGGGGCTGCGGGTGGCGAGGCCGAGGGCCAGGACCGTGGTGAACTCGAGGGCTTCGGCCTCGTCGAGGCGGGTGGTGTCGTCCGGCGGGCCGTCGCCGTCCTGGTCGTCGGCGCGGAGCGCGGCGAGCAGGGTCTCGGGTGCGGTGGAGACGCTGCACACCAGGTGGCGGTTGCCGGGCGGGGCGGTGTCGAGGACGCGGACGAGGAGGCCGGCGGCCCTGGCGAAGGCGGCGCGGCCGATGTCCTCGCCGCATGCGGCGCAGGGGCCGAGCCGGGCGAGGAGGGTGGAGGCGTACTCCCAGGTGGCCTGGCGGACGGCCTCGTCGACGAGGGCGGGGACGAGTTCGGTGAGGGGCCGGCCGTCGTAGGGCAGGGCCGGGCCCGCGCCGGCGAGTTCGGCGGTGAAGCGGGCGCGGCTGGCGGCCGCGTCCGGTTCGAGGCCGGTCCGCGCGCAGAAGGCGGCGTATTCCTCGGGGTCGAAGAGGGCCACGGTGGTGTGGCCGCCCTGGGCGGCCCTGACCCTCAGGAGCGCCTCCACGTGGCGGAGGTAGGTGGTGTGGTCCTCGAAGACGAAGCTCCGGTAGCGCCGCATGGCGCGGAAGTCCTGTGCGTCGGTGAGCAGGCCGATGGTGCCGGCGATCTCGCGGCGCAGGGCGCGTCGCATGGTCCGGTGGTCGGTGTGCGCCATGTTTCCCCCATGGTGTGCCGTGTGTGCACGGTCGATCAATGCTCACTCACCGTAACCGGGGGCACTGACAACGGGGGCCGGCTGAGGCGGTCGCGGACGGTGCGGTGCTGGATGACGCAGGTCAGGGCGATGCCGCCGCCGAAGACGGCCCATCCGGCGGGGCCGGTGGCGAGGGCCGCGGTGACGGCGAGGGGGCCGACGGTGCGCTGGGCGGCCTGGGCCAGTCCGTGGACGCCGAGGTAGGTGCCCTGGGCCGCGCCGGGGGCGAGGGCGACGGACAGTTCCCAGGAGACGGTGGCGTGCAGCATCTCGGCGAGGGTGAAGGCCACGGCGGCGCCGGTGAGGAGCGCGACGGCCGTGAAAGTGCCGCCGGCCGTGGAGAGGGCGAGGGCGGTGCCGCCGAGGGCGTAGGCGACCGAGAGCGGGAGCAGGAGGGTGCGGGCCGCGGCGGTGGTGGCGCCGAAGCGTGCCAGGGGGACCTGGAGGGCGACGACCATGACGTTGTTGAGGACCATCAGCAGGGGGGCGAGGCCGTGCGGGACGTCGCTGCTGTGGGCGATGCACAGGGGGAGGCCGACCTTGAAGACCGCGTCGTCGAGGAAGAGGACGGTCTCGGTGGCGACGTAGGCGAGGTAGGTGCGGTCCCGCCACGGGGTGGCGGGCGGGGCGGTGGGGGCCGGGGCGCCGGAGGGGGTGACGGCGCGGGAGGGCGAGGGGGGTTCGCCGCAGCGCAGGGTGAGCAGTGCGACGGCGGCGAAGGAGAGGGCGTCGCCGAGGAGCAGCCACCGGTAGGCGGCGGTGGTGCCGACGGCGAGGGCGCCCGCGGCCGCGAGGCCGCCCAGGGCCCAGCCCGCGTTGGCCGCGGTGCGGTTGAGGGCCTGGTAGCGGACGCGGTCGGGGCC
The sequence above is drawn from the Streptomyces sp. SAT1 genome and encodes:
- a CDS encoding MFS transporter is translated as MRITRGTRTKGSGTTPATRTGRPRVPGGPDGRRMLLVALVDRTGSGLWASVSVLYFTYVSGLSLAQVGTLAALAGAVGIAGAPLGGRLADRFPLTRVLIALQLLRAVASLGLLTTDDYALLLAFSALGGLGDRAASILTKLYATRVSGPDRVRYQALNRTAANAGWALGGLAAAGALAVGTTAAYRWLLLGDALSFAAVALLTLRCGEPPSPSRAVTPSGAPAPTAPPATPWRDRTYLAYVATETVLFLDDAVFKVGLPLCIAHSSDVPHGLAPLLMVLNNVMVVALQVPLARFGATTAAARTLLLPLSVAYALGGTALALSTAGGTFTAVALLTGAAVAFTLAEMLHATVSWELSVALAPGAAQGTYLGVHGLAQAAQRTVGPLAVTAALATGPAGWAVFGGGIALTCVIQHRTVRDRLSRPPLSVPPVTVSEH